From the Acidobacteriota bacterium genome, one window contains:
- the rplJ gene encoding 50S ribosomal protein L10, giving the protein MRRDDKEKEIGDLRKEFGDARNLLLAGFQGLTVGQDTELRRAIRAAGSRYRVVKNTLAKRAAEGTALEPIKDQFTGSSAVAYNAEDPVALAKAITTYAKAHPRLVFKAGVVEGRVIDLADLNHIASLPSKEELISKLMFLLNTGAQRLASVVQAVPRNLAVVMEEAGKEKKFPE; this is encoded by the coding sequence GTGCGTCGTGACGACAAGGAAAAGGAAATCGGAGACCTGCGGAAGGAGTTCGGCGATGCCAGGAACCTGCTGCTGGCAGGCTTTCAGGGACTGACCGTGGGGCAGGACACGGAATTGCGCCGAGCCATTCGCGCTGCCGGTTCCCGGTACCGGGTAGTCAAGAACACGCTGGCCAAGCGAGCTGCCGAGGGGACGGCCCTGGAGCCCATCAAGGACCAGTTCACGGGCTCCAGCGCGGTTGCCTACAACGCGGAAGACCCCGTGGCCCTGGCCAAAGCGATCACGACCTACGCCAAGGCTCACCCCCGCCTGGTATTCAAGGCGGGCGTGGTGGAAGGCCGGGTCATCGATCTGGCTGATTTGAACCATATCGCCAGTTTGCCGAGCAAAGAGGAGCTGATCTCCAAGTTGATGTTTCTTCTCAACACGGGAGCCCAGAGATTGGCCAGCGTGGTTCAGGCGGTACCCAGAAACCTGGCCGTGGTGATGGAAGAGGCCGGCAAGGAAAAGAAATTTCCAGAGTAG
- the rplA gene encoding 50S ribosomal protein L1: MARAREEIQGQAYPLQAALPLVQKLSSAKFDETVEISMRLGVDPRHADQMVRGTVVLPHGLGKTKKVCVIASGEKQKEAEQAGAEHVGGEELVGRIQSGWLDFEALVATPDMMKFLGRLGRILGPKGLMPNPKTGTVTFDVGSAVKEIKAGKVEFRVDKTAIIHTPLGKVSFDGDQLLENARTLIESVIKAKPSAAKGRYLRSVFVCSSMGPGISVELTSLDK, from the coding sequence ATGGCCCGGGCCAGGGAGGAGATTCAAGGGCAGGCCTATCCTCTGCAGGCGGCTCTTCCGCTGGTGCAGAAGCTGTCCTCCGCCAAGTTTGACGAGACGGTTGAAATCTCCATGCGCCTGGGAGTCGACCCCAGGCACGCCGATCAGATGGTGCGTGGAACGGTGGTCTTGCCCCACGGTTTGGGGAAGACCAAGAAGGTCTGTGTGATCGCCAGCGGGGAGAAGCAGAAGGAAGCCGAACAAGCCGGTGCCGAGCACGTTGGGGGCGAAGAATTGGTGGGCAGGATTCAGAGTGGCTGGCTGGACTTCGAGGCGCTGGTGGCTACCCCCGACATGATGAAATTTCTGGGAAGGCTTGGCAGGATTTTGGGACCCAAGGGTTTGATGCCAAATCCCAAGACGGGAACCGTTACCTTTGACGTGGGCAGCGCCGTGAAGGAAATAAAAGCTGGAAAAGTCGAGTTTCGGGTCGACAAGACGGCCATAATCCACACGCCCCTGGGTAAGGTGTCCTTTGACGGCGATCAGCTCCTGGAAAATGCCCGGACACTGATCGAATCCGTGATCAAGGCAAAGCCGTCCGCGGCCAAAGGCAGGTACCTGCGTAGCGTTTTCGTGTGCTCAAGCATGGGTCCGGGGATTTCCGTGGAACTGACCTCGCTGGACAAGTAA
- the rplK gene encoding 50S ribosomal protein L11: MAKKVIGNIKLQIPAAKATPAPPVGPALGQHGVNIMDFCKAFNAKTSNKDQEGLIIPVVITVFADRSFSFITKTPPAAVLLKRLAGIAKGSGAPNRNKVGRVTAEQVEEIAKQKMPDLNAHDLAGAVAIVKGTARSMGIEVDN; this comes from the coding sequence ATGGCAAAAAAGGTAATCGGAAACATCAAGCTGCAGATTCCTGCCGCCAAGGCGACTCCGGCTCCGCCGGTGGGTCCGGCATTGGGCCAGCACGGAGTCAACATCATGGACTTCTGCAAGGCCTTCAATGCCAAAACCTCCAACAAGGATCAGGAGGGACTCATCATTCCCGTGGTGATCACGGTGTTTGCGGATCGCTCCTTTTCGTTTATTACCAAGACTCCGCCGGCAGCCGTGCTTCTGAAACGCCTGGCCGGAATTGCCAAGGGGTCCGGCGCTCCCAACCGGAACAAGGTGGGCAGGGTCACCGCGGAGCAAGTGGAAGAAATAGCCAAGCAAAAGATGCCGGATCTCAATGCCCATGACCTGGCTGGGGCGGTCGCCATCGTGAAGGGAACGGCCCGCAGCATGGGGATCGAGGTGGATAACTGA
- the nusG gene encoding transcription termination/antitermination protein NusG: protein MAKQWYIIHTYSGFERKVAESLKSRVEAFGMQEEFGEPLVPEEDVVEMKGGKRVTSKKITFPGYVLVEMEMTDQAWHVVKNTPRVTGFVGSGQIPSPLSQQEVDQIIYHAEATAEKPKVELTFEHGETVKIIDGPFSNFTGTVEELNEDRNTLKVNVTIFGRQTPVELDYLQVEKS, encoded by the coding sequence ATGGCCAAGCAGTGGTACATCATTCACACTTATTCCGGATTTGAGCGCAAGGTGGCCGAAAGTCTGAAGAGCCGGGTTGAAGCCTTCGGCATGCAGGAAGAGTTCGGCGAGCCTCTGGTTCCGGAGGAGGACGTCGTCGAAATGAAGGGCGGCAAGCGTGTCACCAGCAAAAAGATAACCTTTCCAGGTTACGTGCTGGTTGAAATGGAAATGACCGATCAGGCCTGGCATGTCGTCAAGAATACTCCCAGGGTCACCGGTTTTGTCGGTTCGGGACAGATTCCTTCGCCGCTGAGCCAGCAGGAAGTCGACCAGATCATCTACCACGCCGAAGCAACGGCGGAGAAACCCAAAGTCGAGTTGACCTTTGAGCACGGCGAGACAGTCAAGATCATCGATGGGCCCTTCAGCAACTTCACCGGAACGGTGGAGGAGTTGAACGAGGACAGGAACACGCTCAAGGTCAATGTCACCATCTTCGGACGCCAGACACCGGTGGAACTGGATTACCTGCAGGTCGAGAAGTCTTAG